One Rossellomorea aquimaris DNA window includes the following coding sequences:
- the fni gene encoding type 2 isopentenyl-diphosphate Delta-isomerase, whose product MTRAQRKQDHINYALSTGQQRRTGFDEVAFVHQSLPNIAVDEVHLQAKIGELNWSSPIFINAMTGGGGESTSKINEELTILARETGLAIAVGSQMSALKDPSERKTYEIVRQYNPNGVVFGNLGSEATVQQAKDAVEMISADALQIHLNVIQELTMPEGDRDFRGAMDRIQEIAESIPVPVIVKETGFGISKEAAGSLSHSNISAIDVGGFGGTNFSKIENQRRKRMLEFFDDWGIPTAISIAESHATSRKPILASGGVQNSLDIVKSLGLGASAVGMAGVILKQLLESGLKDTIDEVNQIHKDIQFLMCALGCRRLEDLHSVPLVLSGDVFHWLDVRGLNPASYSNRTFNK is encoded by the coding sequence GTGACAAGAGCCCAAAGAAAGCAAGACCACATTAATTACGCTTTATCAACTGGTCAACAACGAAGAACAGGTTTTGATGAAGTTGCTTTTGTCCACCAAAGCTTACCGAATATAGCAGTGGATGAAGTTCATCTGCAGGCAAAGATTGGCGAACTTAATTGGAGTTCGCCAATTTTCATAAATGCTATGACAGGCGGCGGTGGGGAATCAACTTCTAAAATCAATGAAGAATTAACGATTCTTGCACGGGAAACAGGTCTGGCCATTGCTGTCGGATCTCAAATGTCCGCACTTAAAGACCCTTCTGAACGAAAAACGTATGAAATCGTTCGTCAATATAATCCAAATGGCGTCGTTTTTGGGAATTTGGGAAGTGAAGCAACCGTTCAACAGGCAAAAGATGCCGTAGAGATGATTAGCGCGGATGCGTTGCAAATCCACTTGAATGTCATACAAGAATTAACCATGCCCGAAGGTGACAGGGACTTCAGAGGGGCCATGGACAGAATACAGGAGATCGCTGAAAGTATTCCAGTACCTGTCATTGTGAAAGAAACGGGTTTTGGTATCAGTAAAGAGGCTGCAGGATCCTTGTCCCACTCAAATATTTCAGCCATTGATGTGGGGGGATTCGGTGGTACCAACTTCTCTAAAATCGAAAATCAACGCAGAAAACGAATGTTGGAATTTTTCGATGATTGGGGTATACCCACTGCCATTTCGATTGCTGAAAGTCATGCTACATCCAGGAAGCCGATCCTTGCTTCCGGTGGTGTCCAAAATAGCTTAGACATCGTTAAGTCTCTAGGTTTAGGGGCATCTGCTGTAGGAATGGCCGGGGTCATTCTCAAGCAACTTCTGGAATCAGGTCTAAAGGATACCATTGATGAAGTGAATCAAATTCATAAGGATATTCAGTTTCTGATGTGTGCCCTGGGGTGCAGGCGTCTAGAAGATCTTCACAGCGTTCCACTCGTGTTGTCAGGCGACGTGTTTCATTGGCTGGACGTGAGAGGATTGAATCCTGCAAGTTATAGCAATAGAACGTTTAATAAGTAA
- the rpsA gene encoding 30S ribosomal protein S1 — protein sequence MMEDMNGIEVKNLEIGEKVKGTVTKVEEKQVLVDVQDSKVDGIIPISELSSLHIEKASDVVSEGDVLELIVTKVEEELLVLSKRKVDAEKAWEEMKVRFENGDIFEAEVKDVVKGGLVVDLGVRGFVPASLVEDYYVEDFSDYKDKTLTFKIVELDQEKNRLILSHRAVVEAEKQHQKKQLLTDIESGAVLEGTVQRITDFGAFVDIGGVDGLVHISQLSHEHVEKPSDVVTEGQKVQVKVLSVDRDNERISLSIKETLPGPWSNISEKAPKGSVLDGVVKRLVSYGAFVEVLPGVEGLVHISQISHKHIGTPHEVLQENQEVQVKVLDVNENDQRLSLSIKSLEDKEEEVTDYEMPEENTGFQLGEMIGDKLKDLK from the coding sequence ATAATGGAAGACATGAATGGAATTGAAGTGAAAAATCTTGAAATCGGTGAAAAAGTTAAAGGAACAGTCACTAAGGTTGAAGAGAAACAGGTCTTAGTCGACGTTCAAGATAGCAAAGTGGATGGCATCATTCCAATTAGTGAACTCTCAAGCCTTCATATCGAAAAAGCTTCTGATGTAGTCAGTGAAGGGGATGTACTTGAGTTAATCGTGACAAAAGTTGAAGAAGAACTTCTCGTTCTTTCTAAACGAAAAGTAGATGCTGAAAAAGCATGGGAAGAAATGAAGGTTCGCTTTGAAAATGGCGACATCTTTGAAGCGGAAGTCAAAGATGTTGTGAAGGGCGGACTCGTAGTTGATCTTGGAGTTAGAGGATTTGTTCCTGCATCATTAGTCGAGGACTATTATGTTGAGGATTTCTCGGACTATAAGGATAAAACATTGACGTTCAAGATTGTGGAATTGGATCAGGAAAAAAATCGTCTAATCTTATCCCACCGCGCTGTTGTAGAAGCGGAAAAGCAACACCAGAAGAAGCAGCTTCTAACGGATATTGAATCTGGTGCTGTTCTTGAAGGGACAGTTCAGCGTATCACAGATTTCGGAGCGTTCGTAGACATTGGTGGAGTAGATGGATTGGTGCATATCTCCCAACTTTCCCACGAACACGTTGAAAAGCCTTCTGACGTAGTCACTGAAGGTCAAAAAGTACAGGTCAAAGTTCTAAGCGTCGATCGTGACAATGAACGTATTTCTTTATCCATTAAAGAAACCCTGCCAGGACCTTGGAGTAATATTTCAGAGAAGGCACCTAAAGGCAGTGTTCTGGACGGTGTGGTTAAACGCTTAGTTTCATATGGAGCATTTGTAGAAGTGTTACCTGGTGTTGAAGGTCTTGTTCACATCTCTCAAATTTCACATAAGCATATCGGTACACCGCACGAAGTCCTTCAGGAAAACCAAGAAGTACAAGTGAAGGTATTGGATGTAAATGAAAATGATCAACGTTTATCTTTAAGCATCAAATCCCTTGAAGATAAAGAGGAAGAAGTGACTGATTACGAAATGCCTGAAGAAAATACCGGCTTCCAATTAGGTGAAATGATTGGCGACAAATTAAAAGATCTTAAGTAA
- a CDS encoding lysophospholipid acyltransferase family protein, whose protein sequence is MNLYSFAKGLVKSILSPLYRIEVKGLEHFPEEGGVLLCTNHIDNLDPPVVGISAPRPVSFMAKEELFSVPVLGKLLPDLRAFPVKRGMSDREALRKGLQVLKRGDVLGLFPEGTRSKTGKIGKGLAGAGFFALRSDAYVVPCAIIGPYKPFRKLKVVFGPPIAMEGIREQKLNAEKTTEIIMQHIEKLIHEHE, encoded by the coding sequence GTGAACTTGTATTCTTTTGCAAAAGGTCTCGTCAAATCGATTCTTTCTCCTCTCTATCGCATTGAGGTCAAAGGTTTGGAGCATTTCCCAGAAGAGGGGGGAGTCTTATTATGCACCAACCATATTGATAACTTGGATCCCCCGGTGGTGGGGATTTCAGCTCCCAGACCTGTTTCATTTATGGCTAAAGAAGAGCTTTTCAGTGTCCCGGTACTGGGTAAGCTATTACCCGATTTACGGGCATTCCCGGTGAAAAGGGGAATGAGTGACCGGGAAGCACTCCGCAAAGGTTTGCAGGTCCTTAAACGAGGAGATGTTTTAGGTCTGTTCCCAGAGGGTACTAGAAGTAAGACAGGTAAAATAGGTAAGGGATTAGCAGGAGCAGGTTTCTTTGCTCTTCGTTCCGATGCTTACGTTGTACCTTGTGCAATCATTGGACCCTATAAGCCTTTCAGGAAATTAAAGGTCGTATTCGGGCCGCCTATTGCTATGGAGGGCATTCGAGAACAAAAACTGAATGCAGAGAAAACAACTGAAATTATTATGCAGCACATCGAAAAACTAATACATGAGCATGAATAA